The Burkholderia pyrrocinia genomic sequence CCGGCTCGCGCCTCCAAGTAAGAAGAGAAAAAGCCCTGAGAAATCAGGGCTTTTTCTTTTTCCGGCCCCGCTTTCATCCTTGTAAGAAAGTCGCCGAGAGTGGTACAAAGTCGCCTCTAACCACTCAAGAAACACGCGTAACCACGCCTAAGTCGGCTCTTTGGCCGTATAGGCTAGTTCGCATCAGCGTATGGCGACCAAGCGACTACGACCCTCCGGAACGTGGGAATACATCATCCGACGTTCGAAGCTTCTCCCAAAGCCACTTTCCCTTACGTTCCAGTCCGAAGAAGAGGGCGATGCGTACGTCGCCCGCCTGGAGCAACTGCTGGATGCCGGCATCGTGCCGGCGGACGTCGTCGAGCAACGTGAAGCGATCGCGACGACGCTGGACGCTGTTCGAGAGTATCTGCGTCGCGTGTCGGTGCCTGATTCCGACGTCCAGGTACTAAATACATTGCTCGGCGGCCGGCTTCCATCTAAGGCTCTATCTACCGTGGACTACGATTGGGCAGAACGGTGGGTGGCAGCTATGAAGCGCGAGCACTATTTGTCGCCGTCGACGATTCGCCACAATGTCGGGGCACTCGCTCGCTGCTTCGACTGGGTTGTGAAGTCCGGCAGTCCAATGCTTGCCGTCAATCCGCTGCGCCTTCTACCTAAGCGCTACGCGACATACACCGATGATGATCGATTGGCTGTCGAGGCGCAGGACCGCGTGCCGAAGGACGACGTGCATCGTGATCGGCGGCTGAGCGCCGAAGAGGAGGCCGAGATCCGCCGGATCATGGCGGGTGGAAAGCCCGAAGGTAAGGAGCGTGCTTTTGCGCTTCCGTACCGGCCGGCGCTGGTGTTTCTGTTCGAGTTGGCGATCGAGTCTGCGATGCGGATGCGCGAGATGTACACGCTGGACGTTGTACAGTTTGATGTAGGTCGGCGAACGGCCGCGTTGGAAAGGACAAAGAACGGCAGCAAGCGCTCGGTGCCGCTTACAACGGTAGCGATTGCTGCGTTTCAGCAATACGTCGCGGCAGTTACCGGTCAAGACTCGGAAATGTGCGGGTTCTCGTTTGAGCACGGCAGGCTCTTCCCGTGGGTCGGTGAGATCGAGGCCAGTATGCGGGCTACCAATCTGCCTGCCCTCCGGCGGAAGGTCCTTGAACGCGTTACGGTGCGACTGTCGGGCCAGTTCGGTCGTATCTTCGATGCGGCCGGGTGCCCGGATCTCGTTTTCCATGATCTCCGGCATGAGGCTACATCGCGACTGTACGAGAGAACTACATTGAGCGACATTCAGATCGCAAAGATCACGGGTCACAGCGATCCGAAGGTATTGATGCGCTACGCAAATCTGCGCGGGAGCGACCTAGCCACACGCCTTTGGTAATTGGTAATGGTCAAGTGCACCCATTAACTTGTCGAAGTATTGATGGTACGGAGCATAAATTGATGAAGCAAGAGGCCGCTGCTTGCCCGGTTTGTGGCGATATTACCGATTTAGTGCGTGTGCATTTGTCGCCAGCACGCAGACTCCGGGTTGGTGTAGATCGGATTGATCGCTCGAACGATTTCGGATTTGTGTGCAAAAACTGTCAAATGACATTGGGGTTGCCTCCCACTGAAGCAGAATTCGTTGCGTTTTTGGCTTACCTGCTTCGTGAGGCCCCAAGATATTCTGACGTGGTGCAAGAGTCGGTGATTGGGACGGGAGTGCGCTATCGTGCGGATATACTAGCAACTCGCAGAGACGGTGCAGTGACGGAAAGATTGCTGATCGAATGCAAATCATCTAGATATTTTGCTGTCGGAGTAATCGAGGATGCTATCGCTCAGTTGAGGCGGTATAAAGAAATCTACGGAGAGTGCCGCCTTGTTTTGGCAATTCCTGTAACTCTCAATGATGGGGAAAAAGCGAAGTTACTGGATGCGGATGTGGAGCTGTGGGATCTTGAATATCTCTCGTCGACATTTTTTGATCAAATTAACTCGTCCTTTCACGGATATTATAGAACGCTCCTGCTTTCAAAAGCATGGCGAG encodes the following:
- a CDS encoding site-specific integrase, encoding MATKRLRPSGTWEYIIRRSKLLPKPLSLTFQSEEEGDAYVARLEQLLDAGIVPADVVEQREAIATTLDAVREYLRRVSVPDSDVQVLNTLLGGRLPSKALSTVDYDWAERWVAAMKREHYLSPSTIRHNVGALARCFDWVVKSGSPMLAVNPLRLLPKRYATYTDDDRLAVEAQDRVPKDDVHRDRRLSAEEEAEIRRIMAGGKPEGKERAFALPYRPALVFLFELAIESAMRMREMYTLDVVQFDVGRRTAALERTKNGSKRSVPLTTVAIAAFQQYVAAVTGQDSEMCGFSFEHGRLFPWVGEIEASMRATNLPALRRKVLERVTVRLSGQFGRIFDAAGCPDLVFHDLRHEATSRLYERTTLSDIQIAKITGHSDPKVLMRYANLRGSDLATRLW